A window of the Thermovirga sp. genome harbors these coding sequences:
- a CDS encoding molybdopterin dinucleotide-binding protein codes for GSVVGEARITDRVPPKMVFVPFHFGEQPANVLTASVWDETSETPAYKINAVKVEKA; via the coding sequence GGAAGCGTGGTGGGTGAGGCCAGGATCACCGACAGGGTTCCGCCGAAGATGGTGTTCGTGCCCTTCCATTTCGGAGAACAACCCGCCAATGTGCTGACGGCTTCGGTCTGGGACGAGACATCAGAGACACCGGCTTACAAGATCAACGCTGTCAAGGTCGAAAAAGCCTGA